The Onychomys torridus chromosome 4, mOncTor1.1, whole genome shotgun sequence genome includes a window with the following:
- the Znf512b gene encoding zinc finger protein 512B isoform X2: MTEPFCVGGGRRLQGSSKSGSGKGGSRKEVQLPMLQDPPKLGMPVVHSGHTVPSQASLFFDPGNTASDRTEGKKKGRPKAENQALRDIPLSLMNQWKDEFKAHSRVKCPNSGCWLEFPSIYGLKYHYQRCQGVRGCGSGKRRPGSASGQRPPGPHPTPTLPAQGAISDRLAFPCPFCEAAFTSKTQLEKHRIWNHMDHPLPAPKPGPVSRPVTINRPVGVSKPIGVSKPVTVGKPVGVSKPIGISKPVTVSRPMPVTKPVTVSRPMPVSRPVPVTKPIPITKHMPVTKLVTVTKPVPLTKPVPVSRPIVVSKPVPVSRPIAISRHTPPCKMVLLTKSENKTHRATGKNSNKKRAADSLDTCPILPKQARPENGEYGPSTMGQSVTFQLGTDPSNSSLLSGSRPLMGKEALQPADPTSQPEEDPERTKHRRKQKTPKKFTGEQPSISGTFGLKGLAKAEDKARVHRSKKQEGSGSEEVRKKVLATPVTVSKEAPAPVAHPAPGGPEEQWQRAIHERGEAVCPTCNVVTRKTLMGLKKHMEVCHKLQEALKCQHCRKQFKSKAGLNYHTMAEHSAKPTDAEASEGGEQEERERLRKVLKQMGRLRCPQEGCGAAFSSLMGYQYHQRRCGKPACEVDSPSFPCTHCGKTYRSKAGHDYHVRSEHTAPPPEEPTDKIPEAEDLLGVERTPSGRIRRTSAQVAVFHLQEIAEDELARDWTKRRMKDDLVPETARLNYTRPGLPTLNPQLLEAWKNEVKEKGHVNCPNDCCEAIYSSVSGLKAHLASCSKGDHLVGKYRCLLCPKEFSSESGVKYHILKTHAENWFRTSADPPSKHKSQNSLMPRKEKKKSLSGGKKRGRKPKERSSEEPASKLPPNRDDWPPGGRDKGARGSTGKKAGAGKAPEK; encoded by the exons ATGACTGAACCCTTCTGTGTTGGAGGAGGCCGCCGGCTTCAAGGGTCCAGCAAAAGTGGATCTGGAAAGGGTGGCAGCCGGAAGGAGGTCCAGCTTCCCATGTTACAGGACCCACCAAAGCTGG GCATGCCAGTGGTCCACAGTGGACATACAGTGCCTAGCCAGGCCTCACTCTTCTTTGACCCCGGAAACACTGCCAGTGACaggacagaagggaagaaaaaagggaggcCGAAAGCTGAGAACCAAGCTCTCCGAGATATTCCT CTCTCCCTGATGAACCAGTGGAAAGATGAATTCAAGGCACACTCAAGGGTGAAGTGTCCAAACTCAGGGTGCTGGCTAGAGTTCCCCAGCATCTACGGGCTCAAGTACCACTATCAGCGGTGCCAAGGGGTAAGGGGCTGTGGGTCGGGGAAGAGGAGGCCTGGGAGTGCATCTGGGCAGAGGCCCCCGGGGCCCCATCCCACACCTACCCTCCCTGCCCAGGGTGCTATCTCAGATAGGCTGGCCTTCCCTTGCCCCTTCTGCGAGGCCGCATTtacctccaagacccagctggagAAGCACCGGATTTGGAATCACATGGACCATCCCCTGCCTGCTCCTAAGCCTGGCCCAGTCAGCCGACCGGTCACCATCAACCGGCCTGTTGGGGTCAGCAAGCCCATCGGAGTGAGCAAACCTGTTACTGTTGGCAAACCAGTGGGAGTCAGCAAACCTATTGGCATCAGTAAGCCAGTCACAGTCAGCAGGCCTATGCCAGTCACCAAGCCTGTCACAGTCAGTAGGCCCATGCCAGTCTCTAGGCCTGTGCCAGTCACCAAGCCCATCCCAATCACCAAACACATGCCAGTCACCAAGCTTGTGACAGTTACAAAACCTGTGCCACTCACCAAGCCAGTACCAGTCAGCAGGCCCATTGTGGTCAGCAAGCCAGTGCCGGTCAGCAGGCCCATTGCCATCAGCAGACACACACCACCCTGCAAAATGGTATTGCTGACCAAATCTGAGAACAAAACACATCGTGCTACAGGCAAGAACAGCAATAAGAAAAG GGCTGCAGACAGTTTGGACACCTGCCCCATCCTGCCCAAGCAGGCAAGGCCAGAGAATGGAGAGTATGGTCCATCCACCATGGGCCAGAGTGTGACTTTCCAGCTGGGTACAGATCCCAGCAACAGCTCCCTACTGTCAGGAAGCAGGCCCTTAATGGGCAAAGAGGCACTTCAGCCTGCAGACCCAACATCCCAGCCAGAGGAGGATCCCGAGCGCACAAAGCACA gaaggaaacagaaaacaccCAAGAAATTCACAGGGGAGCAGCCATCTATCTCAGGGACCTTTGGGCTGAAAG gcctGGCCAAAGCTGAGGACAAGGCCCGAGTTCATCGCTCTAAGAAACAAGAAGGATCAGGCTCTGAGGAAGTGCGGAAGAAGGTGCTGGCCACCCCTGTCACTGTCAGCAAGGAGGCACCAGCTCCTGTGGCCCACCCAGCCCCAG GTGGCCCTGAGGAGCAGTGGCAGCGAGCCATCCATGAACGGGGGGAGGCTGTTTGTCCCACCTGCAATGTGGTTACCCGGAAGACCCTCATGGGGCTCAAAAAACACATGGAAGTATGTCATAAG TTGCAGGAAGCACTCAAATGCCAGCACTGCCGGAAACAGTTCAAGTCCAAGGCTGGTCTCAATTACCACACCATGGCTGAACACAGTGCCAAG CCCACGGATGCTGAGGCCTCTGAAGGAGGAGAACAGGAAGAGCGAGAGAGGCTTCGAAAGGTGCTGAAGCAGATGGGACGCCTACGTTGCCCCCAGGAG GGCTGCGGAGCCGCCTTCTCCAGCCTCATGGGTTATCAGTATCACCAGCGGCGCTGTGGGAAGCCAGCATGTGAGGTAGACAGTCCCTCCTTCCCCTGTACCCACTGTGGCAAGACTTACCGATCCAAGGCTGGCCATGACTATCATGTGCGTTCAGAGCATACAGCCCCG CCCCCTGAGGAGCCCACAGACAAAATCCCTGAGGCTGAGGACCTGCTTGGAGTAGAACGGACCCCAAGTGGTCGCATCCGTCGCACTTCGGCCCAGGTTGCCGTGTTCCATCTACAGGAGATTGCAGAGGATGAGCTGGCCCGTGACTGGACCAAACGGCGCATGAAGGATGACCTTGTGCCTGAGACTGCACGG CTCAACTACACTCGGCCAGGCCTCCCTACACTTAACCCTCAGCTGCTGGAAGCATGGAAGAATGAAGTCAAGGAGAAAGGCCATGTGAACTGTCCTAATGAT TGCTGTGAAGCCATCTACTCCAGTGTGTCCGGCCTCAAGGCCCATCTTGCCAGCTGCAGCAAG GGGGACCACTTGGTGGGGAAGTACCGCTGCCTGCTATGTCCCAAAGAGTTCAGCTCTGAGAGTGGTGTCAAGTATCACATCCTTAAGACCCATGCAGAG AATTGGTTCCGGACCTCAGCTGACCCACCTTCCAAACACAAGAGCCAGAACTCCTTGATGCctaggaaagagaagaagaaaagtctgTCAGGAGGAAAGAAGCGGGGCCGTAAGCCCAAGGAACGGTCCTCTGAGGAGCCAGCATCTAAGCTGCCACCTAACAGGGATGACTGgcccccaggaggcagagacaagggggcCCGAGGCTCTACTGGGAAGAAGGCTGGAGCTGGGAAGGCACCTGAAAAGTGA
- the Znf512b gene encoding zinc finger protein 512B isoform X5, with the protein MTEPFCVGGGRRLQGSSKSGSGKGGSRKEVQLPMLQDPPKLGMPVVHSGHTVPSQASLFFDPGNTASDRTEGKKKGRPKAENQALRDIPLSLMNQWKDEFKAHSRVKCPNSGCWLEFPSIYGLKYHYQRCQGGAISDRLAFPCPFCEAAFTSKTQLEKHRIWNHMDHPLPAPKPGPVSRPVTINRPVGVSKPIGVSKPVTVGKPVGVSKPIGISKPVTVSRPMPVTKPVTVSRPMPVSRPVPVTKPIPITKHMPVTKLVTVTKPVPLTKPVPVSRPIVVSKPVPVSRPIAISRHTPPCKMVLLTKSENKTHRATGKNSNKKRAADSLDTCPILPKQARPENGEYGPSTMGQSVTFQLGTDPSNSSLLSGSRPLMGKEALQPADPTSQPEEDPERTKHRRKQKTPKKFTGEQPSISGTFGLKGLAKAEDKARVHRSKKQEGSGSEEVRKKVLATPVTVSKEAPAPVAHPAPGGPEEQWQRAIHERGEAVCPTCNVVTRKTLMGLKKHMEVCHKLQEALKCQHCRKQFKSKAGLNYHTMAEHSAKPTDAEASEGGEQEERERLRKVLKQMGRLRCPQEGCGAAFSSLMGYQYHQRRCGKPACEVDSPSFPCTHCGKTYRSKAGHDYHVRSEHTAPPPEEPTDKIPEAEDLLGVERTPSGRIRRTSAQVAVFHLQEIAEDELARDWTKRRMKDDLVPETARLNYTRPGLPTLNPQLLEAWKNEVKEKGHVNCPNDCCEAIYSSVSGLKAHLASCSKGDHLVGKYRCLLCPKEFSSESGVKYHILKTHAENWFRTSADPPSKHKSQNSLMPRKEKKKSLSGGKKRGRKPKERSSEEPASKLPPNRDDWPPGGRDKGARGSTGKKAGAGKAPEK; encoded by the exons ATGACTGAACCCTTCTGTGTTGGAGGAGGCCGCCGGCTTCAAGGGTCCAGCAAAAGTGGATCTGGAAAGGGTGGCAGCCGGAAGGAGGTCCAGCTTCCCATGTTACAGGACCCACCAAAGCTGG GCATGCCAGTGGTCCACAGTGGACATACAGTGCCTAGCCAGGCCTCACTCTTCTTTGACCCCGGAAACACTGCCAGTGACaggacagaagggaagaaaaaagggaggcCGAAAGCTGAGAACCAAGCTCTCCGAGATATTCCT CTCTCCCTGATGAACCAGTGGAAAGATGAATTCAAGGCACACTCAAGGGTGAAGTGTCCAAACTCAGGGTGCTGGCTAGAGTTCCCCAGCATCTACGGGCTCAAGTACCACTATCAGCGGTGCCAAGGG GGTGCTATCTCAGATAGGCTGGCCTTCCCTTGCCCCTTCTGCGAGGCCGCATTtacctccaagacccagctggagAAGCACCGGATTTGGAATCACATGGACCATCCCCTGCCTGCTCCTAAGCCTGGCCCAGTCAGCCGACCGGTCACCATCAACCGGCCTGTTGGGGTCAGCAAGCCCATCGGAGTGAGCAAACCTGTTACTGTTGGCAAACCAGTGGGAGTCAGCAAACCTATTGGCATCAGTAAGCCAGTCACAGTCAGCAGGCCTATGCCAGTCACCAAGCCTGTCACAGTCAGTAGGCCCATGCCAGTCTCTAGGCCTGTGCCAGTCACCAAGCCCATCCCAATCACCAAACACATGCCAGTCACCAAGCTTGTGACAGTTACAAAACCTGTGCCACTCACCAAGCCAGTACCAGTCAGCAGGCCCATTGTGGTCAGCAAGCCAGTGCCGGTCAGCAGGCCCATTGCCATCAGCAGACACACACCACCCTGCAAAATGGTATTGCTGACCAAATCTGAGAACAAAACACATCGTGCTACAGGCAAGAACAGCAATAAGAAAAG GGCTGCAGACAGTTTGGACACCTGCCCCATCCTGCCCAAGCAGGCAAGGCCAGAGAATGGAGAGTATGGTCCATCCACCATGGGCCAGAGTGTGACTTTCCAGCTGGGTACAGATCCCAGCAACAGCTCCCTACTGTCAGGAAGCAGGCCCTTAATGGGCAAAGAGGCACTTCAGCCTGCAGACCCAACATCCCAGCCAGAGGAGGATCCCGAGCGCACAAAGCACA gaaggaaacagaaaacaccCAAGAAATTCACAGGGGAGCAGCCATCTATCTCAGGGACCTTTGGGCTGAAAG gcctGGCCAAAGCTGAGGACAAGGCCCGAGTTCATCGCTCTAAGAAACAAGAAGGATCAGGCTCTGAGGAAGTGCGGAAGAAGGTGCTGGCCACCCCTGTCACTGTCAGCAAGGAGGCACCAGCTCCTGTGGCCCACCCAGCCCCAG GTGGCCCTGAGGAGCAGTGGCAGCGAGCCATCCATGAACGGGGGGAGGCTGTTTGTCCCACCTGCAATGTGGTTACCCGGAAGACCCTCATGGGGCTCAAAAAACACATGGAAGTATGTCATAAG TTGCAGGAAGCACTCAAATGCCAGCACTGCCGGAAACAGTTCAAGTCCAAGGCTGGTCTCAATTACCACACCATGGCTGAACACAGTGCCAAG CCCACGGATGCTGAGGCCTCTGAAGGAGGAGAACAGGAAGAGCGAGAGAGGCTTCGAAAGGTGCTGAAGCAGATGGGACGCCTACGTTGCCCCCAGGAG GGCTGCGGAGCCGCCTTCTCCAGCCTCATGGGTTATCAGTATCACCAGCGGCGCTGTGGGAAGCCAGCATGTGAGGTAGACAGTCCCTCCTTCCCCTGTACCCACTGTGGCAAGACTTACCGATCCAAGGCTGGCCATGACTATCATGTGCGTTCAGAGCATACAGCCCCG CCCCCTGAGGAGCCCACAGACAAAATCCCTGAGGCTGAGGACCTGCTTGGAGTAGAACGGACCCCAAGTGGTCGCATCCGTCGCACTTCGGCCCAGGTTGCCGTGTTCCATCTACAGGAGATTGCAGAGGATGAGCTGGCCCGTGACTGGACCAAACGGCGCATGAAGGATGACCTTGTGCCTGAGACTGCACGG CTCAACTACACTCGGCCAGGCCTCCCTACACTTAACCCTCAGCTGCTGGAAGCATGGAAGAATGAAGTCAAGGAGAAAGGCCATGTGAACTGTCCTAATGAT TGCTGTGAAGCCATCTACTCCAGTGTGTCCGGCCTCAAGGCCCATCTTGCCAGCTGCAGCAAG GGGGACCACTTGGTGGGGAAGTACCGCTGCCTGCTATGTCCCAAAGAGTTCAGCTCTGAGAGTGGTGTCAAGTATCACATCCTTAAGACCCATGCAGAG AATTGGTTCCGGACCTCAGCTGACCCACCTTCCAAACACAAGAGCCAGAACTCCTTGATGCctaggaaagagaagaagaaaagtctgTCAGGAGGAAAGAAGCGGGGCCGTAAGCCCAAGGAACGGTCCTCTGAGGAGCCAGCATCTAAGCTGCCACCTAACAGGGATGACTGgcccccaggaggcagagacaagggggcCCGAGGCTCTACTGGGAAGAAGGCTGGAGCTGGGAAGGCACCTGAAAAGTGA
- the Znf512b gene encoding zinc finger protein 512B isoform X3 produces MTEPFCVGGGRRLQGSSKSGSGKGGSRKEVQLPMLQDPPKLGMPVVHSGHTVPSQASLFFDPGNTASDRTEGKKKGRPKAENQALRDIPLSLMNQWKDEFKAHSRVKCPNSGCWLEFPSIYGLKYHYQRCQGGAISDRLAFPCPFCEAAFTSKTQLEKHRIWNHMDHPLPAPKPGPVSRPVTINRPVGVSKPIGVSKPVTVGKPVGVSKPIGISKPVTVSRPMPVTKPVTVSRPMPVSRPVPVTKPIPITKHMPVTKLVTVTKPVPLTKPVPVSRPIVVSKPVPVSRPIAISRHTPPCKMVLLTKSENKTHRATGKNSNKKRAADSLDTCPILPKQARPENGEYGPSTMGQSVTFQLGTDPSNSSLLSGSRPLMGKEALQPADPTSQPEEDPERTKHRRKQKTPKKFTGEQPSISGTFGLKGLAKAEDKARVHRSKKQEGSGSEEVRKKVLATPVTVSKEAPAPVAHPAPGGGCLAGPRTGGPEEQWQRAIHERGEAVCPTCNVVTRKTLMGLKKHMEVCHKLQEALKCQHCRKQFKSKAGLNYHTMAEHSAKPTDAEASEGGEQEERERLRKVLKQMGRLRCPQEGCGAAFSSLMGYQYHQRRCGKPACEVDSPSFPCTHCGKTYRSKAGHDYHVRSEHTAPPPEEPTDKIPEAEDLLGVERTPSGRIRRTSAQVAVFHLQEIAEDELARDWTKRRMKDDLVPETARLNYTRPGLPTLNPQLLEAWKNEVKEKGHVNCPNDCCEAIYSSVSGLKAHLASCSKGDHLVGKYRCLLCPKEFSSESGVKYHILKTHAENWFRTSADPPSKHKSQNSLMPRKEKKKSLSGGKKRGRKPKERSSEEPASKLPPNRDDWPPGGRDKGARGSTGKKAGAGKAPEK; encoded by the exons ATGACTGAACCCTTCTGTGTTGGAGGAGGCCGCCGGCTTCAAGGGTCCAGCAAAAGTGGATCTGGAAAGGGTGGCAGCCGGAAGGAGGTCCAGCTTCCCATGTTACAGGACCCACCAAAGCTGG GCATGCCAGTGGTCCACAGTGGACATACAGTGCCTAGCCAGGCCTCACTCTTCTTTGACCCCGGAAACACTGCCAGTGACaggacagaagggaagaaaaaagggaggcCGAAAGCTGAGAACCAAGCTCTCCGAGATATTCCT CTCTCCCTGATGAACCAGTGGAAAGATGAATTCAAGGCACACTCAAGGGTGAAGTGTCCAAACTCAGGGTGCTGGCTAGAGTTCCCCAGCATCTACGGGCTCAAGTACCACTATCAGCGGTGCCAAGGG GGTGCTATCTCAGATAGGCTGGCCTTCCCTTGCCCCTTCTGCGAGGCCGCATTtacctccaagacccagctggagAAGCACCGGATTTGGAATCACATGGACCATCCCCTGCCTGCTCCTAAGCCTGGCCCAGTCAGCCGACCGGTCACCATCAACCGGCCTGTTGGGGTCAGCAAGCCCATCGGAGTGAGCAAACCTGTTACTGTTGGCAAACCAGTGGGAGTCAGCAAACCTATTGGCATCAGTAAGCCAGTCACAGTCAGCAGGCCTATGCCAGTCACCAAGCCTGTCACAGTCAGTAGGCCCATGCCAGTCTCTAGGCCTGTGCCAGTCACCAAGCCCATCCCAATCACCAAACACATGCCAGTCACCAAGCTTGTGACAGTTACAAAACCTGTGCCACTCACCAAGCCAGTACCAGTCAGCAGGCCCATTGTGGTCAGCAAGCCAGTGCCGGTCAGCAGGCCCATTGCCATCAGCAGACACACACCACCCTGCAAAATGGTATTGCTGACCAAATCTGAGAACAAAACACATCGTGCTACAGGCAAGAACAGCAATAAGAAAAG GGCTGCAGACAGTTTGGACACCTGCCCCATCCTGCCCAAGCAGGCAAGGCCAGAGAATGGAGAGTATGGTCCATCCACCATGGGCCAGAGTGTGACTTTCCAGCTGGGTACAGATCCCAGCAACAGCTCCCTACTGTCAGGAAGCAGGCCCTTAATGGGCAAAGAGGCACTTCAGCCTGCAGACCCAACATCCCAGCCAGAGGAGGATCCCGAGCGCACAAAGCACA gaaggaaacagaaaacaccCAAGAAATTCACAGGGGAGCAGCCATCTATCTCAGGGACCTTTGGGCTGAAAG gcctGGCCAAAGCTGAGGACAAGGCCCGAGTTCATCGCTCTAAGAAACAAGAAGGATCAGGCTCTGAGGAAGTGCGGAAGAAGGTGCTGGCCACCCCTGTCACTGTCAGCAAGGAGGCACCAGCTCCTGTGGCCCACCCAGCCCCAGGTGGGGGCTGCCTGGCAGGACCCAGGACAG GTGGCCCTGAGGAGCAGTGGCAGCGAGCCATCCATGAACGGGGGGAGGCTGTTTGTCCCACCTGCAATGTGGTTACCCGGAAGACCCTCATGGGGCTCAAAAAACACATGGAAGTATGTCATAAG TTGCAGGAAGCACTCAAATGCCAGCACTGCCGGAAACAGTTCAAGTCCAAGGCTGGTCTCAATTACCACACCATGGCTGAACACAGTGCCAAG CCCACGGATGCTGAGGCCTCTGAAGGAGGAGAACAGGAAGAGCGAGAGAGGCTTCGAAAGGTGCTGAAGCAGATGGGACGCCTACGTTGCCCCCAGGAG GGCTGCGGAGCCGCCTTCTCCAGCCTCATGGGTTATCAGTATCACCAGCGGCGCTGTGGGAAGCCAGCATGTGAGGTAGACAGTCCCTCCTTCCCCTGTACCCACTGTGGCAAGACTTACCGATCCAAGGCTGGCCATGACTATCATGTGCGTTCAGAGCATACAGCCCCG CCCCCTGAGGAGCCCACAGACAAAATCCCTGAGGCTGAGGACCTGCTTGGAGTAGAACGGACCCCAAGTGGTCGCATCCGTCGCACTTCGGCCCAGGTTGCCGTGTTCCATCTACAGGAGATTGCAGAGGATGAGCTGGCCCGTGACTGGACCAAACGGCGCATGAAGGATGACCTTGTGCCTGAGACTGCACGG CTCAACTACACTCGGCCAGGCCTCCCTACACTTAACCCTCAGCTGCTGGAAGCATGGAAGAATGAAGTCAAGGAGAAAGGCCATGTGAACTGTCCTAATGAT TGCTGTGAAGCCATCTACTCCAGTGTGTCCGGCCTCAAGGCCCATCTTGCCAGCTGCAGCAAG GGGGACCACTTGGTGGGGAAGTACCGCTGCCTGCTATGTCCCAAAGAGTTCAGCTCTGAGAGTGGTGTCAAGTATCACATCCTTAAGACCCATGCAGAG AATTGGTTCCGGACCTCAGCTGACCCACCTTCCAAACACAAGAGCCAGAACTCCTTGATGCctaggaaagagaagaagaaaagtctgTCAGGAGGAAAGAAGCGGGGCCGTAAGCCCAAGGAACGGTCCTCTGAGGAGCCAGCATCTAAGCTGCCACCTAACAGGGATGACTGgcccccaggaggcagagacaagggggcCCGAGGCTCTACTGGGAAGAAGGCTGGAGCTGGGAAGGCACCTGAAAAGTGA
- the Znf512b gene encoding zinc finger protein 512B isoform X1, whose protein sequence is MTEPFCVGGGRRLQGSSKSGSGKGGSRKEVQLPMLQDPPKLGMPVVHSGHTVPSQASLFFDPGNTASDRTEGKKKGRPKAENQALRDIPLSLMNQWKDEFKAHSRVKCPNSGCWLEFPSIYGLKYHYQRCQGVRGCGSGKRRPGSASGQRPPGPHPTPTLPAQGAISDRLAFPCPFCEAAFTSKTQLEKHRIWNHMDHPLPAPKPGPVSRPVTINRPVGVSKPIGVSKPVTVGKPVGVSKPIGISKPVTVSRPMPVTKPVTVSRPMPVSRPVPVTKPIPITKHMPVTKLVTVTKPVPLTKPVPVSRPIVVSKPVPVSRPIAISRHTPPCKMVLLTKSENKTHRATGKNSNKKRAADSLDTCPILPKQARPENGEYGPSTMGQSVTFQLGTDPSNSSLLSGSRPLMGKEALQPADPTSQPEEDPERTKHRRKQKTPKKFTGEQPSISGTFGLKGLAKAEDKARVHRSKKQEGSGSEEVRKKVLATPVTVSKEAPAPVAHPAPGGGCLAGPRTGGPEEQWQRAIHERGEAVCPTCNVVTRKTLMGLKKHMEVCHKLQEALKCQHCRKQFKSKAGLNYHTMAEHSAKPTDAEASEGGEQEERERLRKVLKQMGRLRCPQEGCGAAFSSLMGYQYHQRRCGKPACEVDSPSFPCTHCGKTYRSKAGHDYHVRSEHTAPPPEEPTDKIPEAEDLLGVERTPSGRIRRTSAQVAVFHLQEIAEDELARDWTKRRMKDDLVPETARLNYTRPGLPTLNPQLLEAWKNEVKEKGHVNCPNDCCEAIYSSVSGLKAHLASCSKGDHLVGKYRCLLCPKEFSSESGVKYHILKTHAENWFRTSADPPSKHKSQNSLMPRKEKKKSLSGGKKRGRKPKERSSEEPASKLPPNRDDWPPGGRDKGARGSTGKKAGAGKAPEK, encoded by the exons ATGACTGAACCCTTCTGTGTTGGAGGAGGCCGCCGGCTTCAAGGGTCCAGCAAAAGTGGATCTGGAAAGGGTGGCAGCCGGAAGGAGGTCCAGCTTCCCATGTTACAGGACCCACCAAAGCTGG GCATGCCAGTGGTCCACAGTGGACATACAGTGCCTAGCCAGGCCTCACTCTTCTTTGACCCCGGAAACACTGCCAGTGACaggacagaagggaagaaaaaagggaggcCGAAAGCTGAGAACCAAGCTCTCCGAGATATTCCT CTCTCCCTGATGAACCAGTGGAAAGATGAATTCAAGGCACACTCAAGGGTGAAGTGTCCAAACTCAGGGTGCTGGCTAGAGTTCCCCAGCATCTACGGGCTCAAGTACCACTATCAGCGGTGCCAAGGGGTAAGGGGCTGTGGGTCGGGGAAGAGGAGGCCTGGGAGTGCATCTGGGCAGAGGCCCCCGGGGCCCCATCCCACACCTACCCTCCCTGCCCAGGGTGCTATCTCAGATAGGCTGGCCTTCCCTTGCCCCTTCTGCGAGGCCGCATTtacctccaagacccagctggagAAGCACCGGATTTGGAATCACATGGACCATCCCCTGCCTGCTCCTAAGCCTGGCCCAGTCAGCCGACCGGTCACCATCAACCGGCCTGTTGGGGTCAGCAAGCCCATCGGAGTGAGCAAACCTGTTACTGTTGGCAAACCAGTGGGAGTCAGCAAACCTATTGGCATCAGTAAGCCAGTCACAGTCAGCAGGCCTATGCCAGTCACCAAGCCTGTCACAGTCAGTAGGCCCATGCCAGTCTCTAGGCCTGTGCCAGTCACCAAGCCCATCCCAATCACCAAACACATGCCAGTCACCAAGCTTGTGACAGTTACAAAACCTGTGCCACTCACCAAGCCAGTACCAGTCAGCAGGCCCATTGTGGTCAGCAAGCCAGTGCCGGTCAGCAGGCCCATTGCCATCAGCAGACACACACCACCCTGCAAAATGGTATTGCTGACCAAATCTGAGAACAAAACACATCGTGCTACAGGCAAGAACAGCAATAAGAAAAG GGCTGCAGACAGTTTGGACACCTGCCCCATCCTGCCCAAGCAGGCAAGGCCAGAGAATGGAGAGTATGGTCCATCCACCATGGGCCAGAGTGTGACTTTCCAGCTGGGTACAGATCCCAGCAACAGCTCCCTACTGTCAGGAAGCAGGCCCTTAATGGGCAAAGAGGCACTTCAGCCTGCAGACCCAACATCCCAGCCAGAGGAGGATCCCGAGCGCACAAAGCACA gaaggaaacagaaaacaccCAAGAAATTCACAGGGGAGCAGCCATCTATCTCAGGGACCTTTGGGCTGAAAG gcctGGCCAAAGCTGAGGACAAGGCCCGAGTTCATCGCTCTAAGAAACAAGAAGGATCAGGCTCTGAGGAAGTGCGGAAGAAGGTGCTGGCCACCCCTGTCACTGTCAGCAAGGAGGCACCAGCTCCTGTGGCCCACCCAGCCCCAGGTGGGGGCTGCCTGGCAGGACCCAGGACAG GTGGCCCTGAGGAGCAGTGGCAGCGAGCCATCCATGAACGGGGGGAGGCTGTTTGTCCCACCTGCAATGTGGTTACCCGGAAGACCCTCATGGGGCTCAAAAAACACATGGAAGTATGTCATAAG TTGCAGGAAGCACTCAAATGCCAGCACTGCCGGAAACAGTTCAAGTCCAAGGCTGGTCTCAATTACCACACCATGGCTGAACACAGTGCCAAG CCCACGGATGCTGAGGCCTCTGAAGGAGGAGAACAGGAAGAGCGAGAGAGGCTTCGAAAGGTGCTGAAGCAGATGGGACGCCTACGTTGCCCCCAGGAG GGCTGCGGAGCCGCCTTCTCCAGCCTCATGGGTTATCAGTATCACCAGCGGCGCTGTGGGAAGCCAGCATGTGAGGTAGACAGTCCCTCCTTCCCCTGTACCCACTGTGGCAAGACTTACCGATCCAAGGCTGGCCATGACTATCATGTGCGTTCAGAGCATACAGCCCCG CCCCCTGAGGAGCCCACAGACAAAATCCCTGAGGCTGAGGACCTGCTTGGAGTAGAACGGACCCCAAGTGGTCGCATCCGTCGCACTTCGGCCCAGGTTGCCGTGTTCCATCTACAGGAGATTGCAGAGGATGAGCTGGCCCGTGACTGGACCAAACGGCGCATGAAGGATGACCTTGTGCCTGAGACTGCACGG CTCAACTACACTCGGCCAGGCCTCCCTACACTTAACCCTCAGCTGCTGGAAGCATGGAAGAATGAAGTCAAGGAGAAAGGCCATGTGAACTGTCCTAATGAT TGCTGTGAAGCCATCTACTCCAGTGTGTCCGGCCTCAAGGCCCATCTTGCCAGCTGCAGCAAG GGGGACCACTTGGTGGGGAAGTACCGCTGCCTGCTATGTCCCAAAGAGTTCAGCTCTGAGAGTGGTGTCAAGTATCACATCCTTAAGACCCATGCAGAG AATTGGTTCCGGACCTCAGCTGACCCACCTTCCAAACACAAGAGCCAGAACTCCTTGATGCctaggaaagagaagaagaaaagtctgTCAGGAGGAAAGAAGCGGGGCCGTAAGCCCAAGGAACGGTCCTCTGAGGAGCCAGCATCTAAGCTGCCACCTAACAGGGATGACTGgcccccaggaggcagagacaagggggcCCGAGGCTCTACTGGGAAGAAGGCTGGAGCTGGGAAGGCACCTGAAAAGTGA